One Synechococcus sp. JA-2-3B'a(2-13) genomic window carries:
- the mraY gene encoding phospho-N-acetylmuramoyl-pentapeptide-transferase, producing the protein MALSLGLGLALSALVIGIRPQVVVPFGLSALGSALLGSLLIPGLRRWKAGQVIRQEGPQSHQKKAGTPTMGGISFLPVGLLVAGIWSGWDPHWLAVALLTLAYSFVGWLDDWLVIRQQSNKGLSPQHKLLLQVGVALGFCVYLAWQGIPTSLTLPGIGTLSLGWLFWPLALFVLVGTNNAVNLTDGMDGLAAGVVAILLIGLGLLHRDPELSVLAFTLSGACLGFLVHNHHRARLFMGDTGSLGLGGALAGLALLGDQLWALALMGGVLVAEALSVMLQVGYFQYTKRKTGTGQRLLRMSPLHHHLELGGWSEVQVVGSFYGVTALLVGLGWAWWHWTGM; encoded by the coding sequence ATGGCGCTCTCGCTGGGGCTGGGTTTAGCCCTCTCGGCCCTTGTGATCGGGATCCGCCCCCAGGTGGTCGTTCCTTTTGGATTGAGCGCGTTGGGTTCGGCCCTGCTGGGATCCCTGCTCATCCCTGGGTTGCGGCGCTGGAAGGCGGGGCAAGTGATCCGCCAGGAGGGGCCCCAATCCCACCAGAAAAAAGCAGGCACACCCACCATGGGCGGGATCAGCTTTTTGCCCGTGGGGCTACTGGTGGCCGGGATCTGGAGCGGCTGGGATCCCCATTGGCTGGCCGTCGCGCTGCTCACGCTGGCCTACAGCTTTGTCGGCTGGCTGGACGATTGGCTGGTGATCCGACAGCAATCCAACAAGGGGTTGTCTCCCCAACACAAGCTGTTGCTCCAGGTGGGAGTTGCCCTTGGGTTTTGTGTCTACCTGGCCTGGCAGGGGATCCCGACCAGTCTGACCTTGCCGGGGATAGGCACCCTCTCTCTGGGCTGGCTGTTCTGGCCCTTGGCCCTGTTTGTGTTGGTGGGCACCAATAATGCCGTAAACCTCACCGATGGTATGGACGGCTTGGCGGCAGGGGTGGTGGCCATCCTGCTGATTGGGCTGGGGCTCCTTCACAGGGATCCAGAGCTATCGGTGTTGGCTTTCACACTGAGCGGTGCCTGCTTGGGGTTCCTGGTTCACAACCACCACCGGGCGCGGCTGTTCATGGGCGATACCGGATCCCTGGGGTTGGGGGGCGCTCTGGCCGGGTTGGCGCTGCTGGGGGATCAGCTCTGGGCCTTGGCCCTGATGGGGGGCGTGCTGGTGGCCGAGGCGCTGTCGGTGATGCTGCAGGTGGGCTACTTCCAATACACCAAACGCAAAACCGGCACAGGCCAACGGCTGTTGCGCATGTCGCCCTTGCACCACCATCTGGAGCTGGGGGGCTGGTCGGAGGTGCAGGTGGTGGGATCCTTCTACGGGGTAACGGCGCTGCTGGTGGGGCTGGGCTGGGCCTGGTGGCACTGGACCGGAATGTGA
- a CDS encoding DUF3536 domain-containing protein, translating to MMPSGSKNSDRPAAQSGHSDLVSDPPMQAAPSPAGAAELSSARPYVVLHGHFYQPPREDPCLNRIQRQPSASPFHDWNERIWAECYRPNAFARVLDDQGRVVRIVNNYEFLSFNFGPTLLSWLEEHDIEVYQRILAGDRLSAERLEGHGNAIAQVYNHVILPLANERDKYTQIRWGIADFQHRFGRHPQGMWLAETAIDAATVTALVECGIRFVILAPSQAQRIRPLGQTEWIEVSQGQIDPRRPYRCFTPDREGYLDIFFFDGPISRDLGFGDIVYSTYSLAERIRSALRSDKEGEAYLINCATDGETFGHHKRGVERTLAYAFCEEFPRRGWQVGNYSHFLSQHPPTWEVQLKPVTAWSCAHGVGRWSRDCGCGAVGGWHQRWRQPLREALNWLRDQLAEIYETEARAYLRDPWLARDRYIEVILDRERCDAFLQEHQSHRLTAEDRVQVLRLLEMQRYSQLMFTSCGWFFEELSRPEGVQILRYAARAIQLAAAVADVNLEEEFLQRLSKAPSNLDLYRDGKGVYCALVRPSLISPQRLVAQHAMFSLFNGIPRSQGYVLDQVDQERLRIGGSTLAIGRVKLTFPTTREEHDLIYAMLHLGGWDFQCGVKPFAGRRLYEQIKVRLLAGSHSRVQMILTLQELFGPETFDLNTLNDEDRQQMMRWLTQDTLDRLGQLYRQTYLDNYGVLMAFRADGLPIPEELLAAAQITLNQRLLSSLRAMEMEEGKRDHLLELRAIVREAEQLGCQLRREEAARVLDRLLQRGMWHLAHAFEPETFGEQLYNLEEWLQLAADLRLPINLDRLQELYLTALERQIGPRCPAWPQEDCRDISAENLHRLLQVGQRIRVNVNAWLRHLHPQN from the coding sequence ATGATGCCGAGTGGCTCCAAAAATTCCGATAGGCCAGCGGCACAGTCAGGGCACAGCGATTTGGTCTCCGACCCGCCGATGCAAGCGGCTCCTTCTCCGGCAGGTGCTGCTGAGCTTTCCTCTGCGCGGCCGTACGTGGTGTTGCACGGCCATTTCTATCAGCCGCCCCGAGAGGATCCCTGCCTCAACCGCATTCAGCGACAGCCGAGCGCCAGCCCCTTTCACGACTGGAACGAACGCATTTGGGCGGAATGTTACCGCCCCAACGCCTTTGCCCGCGTTCTGGACGACCAAGGACGGGTGGTGCGCATTGTCAACAACTATGAATTCTTGAGCTTTAACTTCGGCCCTACTCTCCTCTCTTGGCTAGAGGAGCATGACATTGAAGTTTACCAACGCATTTTGGCCGGCGACCGTCTCAGCGCTGAGCGGCTGGAGGGTCATGGCAATGCCATCGCCCAAGTCTACAACCACGTCATCCTGCCCCTGGCCAACGAGCGAGACAAGTACACCCAGATCCGCTGGGGAATTGCCGATTTTCAACACCGCTTTGGGCGCCATCCCCAGGGCATGTGGCTGGCCGAAACCGCCATTGATGCAGCAACGGTCACGGCCTTGGTCGAATGTGGGATCCGCTTCGTCATTTTGGCCCCCAGCCAAGCGCAGCGCATTCGCCCCTTGGGACAAACGGAGTGGATCGAAGTTAGCCAAGGCCAGATCGATCCCCGTCGGCCCTACCGCTGCTTTACCCCCGATCGGGAGGGGTACTTGGATATTTTCTTTTTCGATGGCCCCATTTCCCGTGACTTGGGCTTTGGGGATATCGTTTACAGTACTTATTCGCTGGCGGAGCGGATCCGTTCCGCTCTGCGCTCGGACAAAGAGGGGGAAGCCTATCTGATCAACTGTGCCACCGATGGAGAGACTTTTGGCCACCACAAGCGGGGTGTAGAACGCACGCTGGCCTATGCCTTTTGCGAGGAATTTCCCCGCCGGGGCTGGCAGGTGGGCAACTACAGCCATTTTCTCAGCCAACATCCCCCCACTTGGGAGGTGCAACTGAAACCGGTCACCGCCTGGAGCTGCGCCCACGGGGTAGGACGGTGGTCGCGAGACTGTGGCTGCGGAGCGGTGGGAGGGTGGCACCAACGCTGGCGGCAACCGCTGCGGGAGGCCCTCAACTGGCTGCGGGATCAGCTGGCCGAGATCTACGAGACAGAAGCCAGAGCCTACCTGCGGGATCCCTGGCTGGCGCGGGATCGTTACATCGAGGTGATTTTGGATCGGGAGCGCTGTGATGCCTTTTTGCAGGAGCACCAAAGCCACCGCCTCACCGCCGAAGATCGGGTGCAAGTGCTGCGCCTGTTGGAGATGCAGCGCTACAGCCAGTTGATGTTCACCAGTTGTGGCTGGTTTTTCGAGGAGCTATCCCGTCCTGAAGGGGTGCAGATCCTGCGTTACGCGGCACGGGCTATCCAGTTGGCAGCAGCAGTGGCGGATGTCAACCTAGAAGAGGAGTTTTTGCAGCGCCTGAGCAAGGCCCCCAGCAACCTCGACCTCTACAGAGACGGCAAGGGGGTCTATTGCGCCTTGGTGCGCCCCAGCTTGATCAGCCCGCAACGGCTGGTGGCTCAGCACGCCATGTTTTCCCTGTTTAACGGGATCCCCCGTTCCCAAGGATATGTGCTGGATCAGGTGGATCAAGAGCGCCTGAGGATAGGGGGATCGACGCTGGCCATCGGGCGGGTGAAACTCACCTTTCCCACCACCCGCGAAGAGCACGACCTGATCTACGCCATGCTCCATCTCGGCGGTTGGGACTTTCAATGTGGGGTCAAGCCATTTGCCGGGCGGCGCCTCTATGAGCAGATAAAAGTGCGCCTACTGGCCGGATCCCACAGCCGGGTACAGATGATCCTGACTCTGCAAGAGCTGTTTGGGCCAGAGACCTTCGACCTCAACACCCTGAACGACGAAGATCGGCAGCAGATGATGCGCTGGCTCACCCAAGATACCCTAGACCGCCTAGGCCAGCTCTACCGCCAAACCTACCTGGACAATTACGGAGTCTTGATGGCCTTCCGAGCGGATGGCCTGCCGATCCCGGAAGAGTTGTTGGCTGCTGCCCAGATTACCCTCAACCAACGCCTGTTGAGCAGTTTGCGGGCAATGGAAATGGAAGAGGGCAAGCGGGATCATCTGCTGGAATTGCGGGCAATTGTGCGTGAGGCCGAGCAGTTGGGGTGCCAGTTGCGGCGGGAAGAAGCAGCCCGCGTTTTGGATCGGCTCCTACAGCGGGGGATGTGGCACCTTGCCCACGCTTTTGAGCCGGAGACCTTCGGCGAACAGCTCTACAACCTGGAAGAATGGCTGCAATTGGCTGCAGACCTGCGCCTGCCCATCAACTTGGATCGCCTGCAAGAGCTCTATCTGACAGCGCTGGAGCGTCAAATTGGCCCGCGTTGCCCAGCTTGGCCCCAAGAAGACTGCCGAGACATTTCTGCCGAAAACCTGCACCGCCTCTTACAGGTTGGGCAGCGAATTCGGGTCAACGTCAATGCCTGGCTGCGTCACCTACACCCCCAAAATTAA
- a CDS encoding HHL1-like protein, with protein MSQSKGFRKSKPEKKPASSNTAKRKEAAKRYDELKAKGMPEFNIFARRRQPAPGQPNPWLPVGSLAVGRSSAIHQAIFQNEEELKKAAVRLFPRLGKVKDDLEFGFRLKDKDFQDEPIQVAIRPQPSPLQVWMAKIRGWLGLSGKGTSKKG; from the coding sequence ATGAGTCAGTCTAAGGGTTTCCGCAAATCCAAGCCTGAGAAAAAACCGGCCAGCTCCAACACTGCCAAGCGCAAGGAAGCCGCCAAACGGTACGACGAGCTGAAAGCCAAGGGGATGCCGGAGTTCAACATCTTTGCCCGCCGTCGCCAGCCCGCGCCTGGCCAGCCCAACCCTTGGCTGCCGGTGGGATCCCTAGCAGTGGGGCGTTCCAGCGCCATTCACCAGGCCATTTTCCAAAATGAGGAAGAACTCAAAAAAGCAGCCGTCAGGCTGTTTCCCCGTCTCGGCAAGGTGAAAGATGACCTGGAGTTTGGGTTTCGCCTCAAGGACAAGGACTTTCAGGACGAGCCGATCCAGGTGGCGATCCGTCCCCAGCCTTCACCCCTTCAAGTCTGGATGGCCAAAATCCGAGGTTGGTTGGGCCTCTCCGGCAAAGGAACCTCTAAAAAAGGCTAG
- a CDS encoding alpha/beta fold hydrolase, whose protein sequence is MLTASSAGSAVDAIAPFAPQVWSWRGHAIRYVVQGSGSPLVLVHGFGASIGHWRHNIPVLAAAGYRVYALDLLGFGGSAKPVLPYTLDLWAELLVDFWQQHIQQPAVFIGNSIGALLSLMMAARHPQLTAGAVLLNCAGGLNHRSHELNPMFRLFMGVFTALAASPVTGPFLFDRVRQRQRIRATLKQVYRNPAAITDELVEILYAPSCDVGAQQVFASILTAPPGPTPEALLPQVRCPLLVLWGEGDPWTPIQRGRGFQNHVKGIDYQFLPIPNTGHCPHDERPEVVNPLILSWLPRAFAAV, encoded by the coding sequence GTGCTGACTGCTTCTTCTGCCGGTTCTGCGGTTGATGCCATTGCTCCTTTTGCTCCCCAAGTCTGGAGCTGGCGCGGACATGCCATTCGCTATGTGGTGCAGGGATCCGGATCCCCGCTGGTCTTGGTGCATGGATTTGGGGCTTCCATCGGCCATTGGCGGCACAACATCCCCGTGCTGGCTGCGGCAGGATACCGGGTCTATGCCCTGGATTTGCTGGGGTTTGGCGGCTCGGCCAAGCCTGTTCTCCCCTACACCTTGGATCTGTGGGCGGAGTTGCTGGTGGATTTTTGGCAGCAGCACATTCAGCAGCCTGCTGTATTTATCGGCAATTCCATCGGTGCCTTGCTCAGCTTGATGATGGCTGCCCGGCATCCCCAGTTAACAGCAGGGGCGGTGCTGCTCAACTGCGCCGGGGGATTGAACCATCGCTCCCATGAGCTCAACCCGATGTTTCGCCTTTTCATGGGTGTTTTCACCGCTCTGGCGGCTTCTCCGGTGACGGGGCCATTTTTGTTTGATCGGGTGCGGCAGCGGCAGCGTATCCGCGCAACTCTCAAGCAGGTGTACCGTAACCCCGCCGCCATTACCGATGAGCTGGTGGAGATTCTGTATGCCCCTTCCTGTGATGTGGGCGCTCAGCAGGTGTTTGCCTCGATTCTTACCGCTCCCCCCGGCCCGACTCCCGAAGCCCTATTGCCTCAGGTGCGCTGCCCGCTGTTGGTGCTCTGGGGAGAAGGGGATCCCTGGACGCCCATTCAACGGGGTCGCGGCTTTCAAAACCACGTGAAAGGGATCGACTACCAGTTCTTGCCCATTCCCAATACAGGCCATTGCCCCCACGACGAGCGCCCAGAGGTGGTCAACCCTCTGATTTTGAGCTGGCTGCCCAGAGCCTTTGCGGCAGTCTAG
- a CDS encoding RNA-guided endonuclease InsQ/TnpB family protein, producing the protein MSQVLTISCKLKVAQSQAAKLDATMDAFVQALNWVNQNTPEKVVNAVKLQSLCYYEIRARFGLSSNLAQQVCRRVAGSRKVAKQKKRPVKEFKSGFVTYDARIFSFRQKDWTVSLTTVEGRERFELAIGNYQRGMLAGSNPKSATLVKRKDGSYYIQICVEKKPPKQQDTDKVIGVDLGRTDIAHTSEGDNWNGQQLNRVRDHYSKLRAALQRKASKGTRSSRRRCRQLLQRLSGKERRFQAWVNHRISKAIVSRAKATNSAIALEDLTGIRKRVNQQPRSKAERRRANSWAFYQLRQFLEYKARAAGVSLILVPPAYTSQTCHRCLHIHPEQGKSYRSGKSFKCGHCGWEGDADLNGANVIALLGAVVNQPRGSGLFCSLVEQSRPRATESPLRTA; encoded by the coding sequence ATGAGCCAAGTCCTGACCATATCCTGTAAGCTCAAGGTAGCCCAGTCGCAAGCCGCCAAATTGGACGCGACGATGGATGCCTTTGTACAGGCATTGAACTGGGTCAACCAAAACACACCAGAAAAAGTAGTCAACGCAGTCAAACTCCAATCCCTTTGCTACTACGAGATTCGAGCCCGGTTTGGCTTGTCCAGTAACTTGGCTCAACAGGTATGCAGACGGGTAGCGGGTTCCCGCAAAGTGGCTAAGCAGAAAAAGCGTCCCGTCAAGGAGTTTAAGAGCGGCTTTGTTACCTACGACGCCCGTATCTTTTCGTTCCGTCAAAAAGACTGGACGGTGTCGCTGACCACGGTGGAAGGGAGAGAACGCTTTGAACTGGCCATTGGCAACTACCAGCGTGGGATGCTGGCTGGTTCCAACCCCAAATCTGCCACCCTGGTCAAGCGCAAAGATGGCTCCTACTACATCCAGATTTGCGTAGAGAAAAAACCACCCAAGCAACAAGATACCGACAAGGTGATCGGGGTGGACTTGGGGAGGACGGATATTGCCCATACGTCAGAGGGGGACAACTGGAATGGACAGCAGTTGAACCGAGTCCGCGACCACTACTCCAAGCTGAGGGCGGCACTCCAACGCAAAGCCAGTAAGGGCACACGCAGTTCGCGGCGCAGATGCCGTCAACTGCTGCAACGGCTGTCTGGCAAGGAGAGGCGCTTTCAGGCGTGGGTCAATCATCGCATCTCCAAAGCTATTGTCTCTAGGGCAAAGGCGACAAACAGCGCTATTGCCCTGGAAGACCTGACAGGGATCCGGAAAAGAGTCAATCAACAGCCGCGCAGCAAAGCCGAGCGGCGCAGGGCCAACAGTTGGGCGTTCTACCAACTACGTCAATTTCTGGAATACAAGGCGAGGGCTGCAGGGGTTTCTCTGATTCTTGTGCCGCCTGCTTACACGTCGCAGACCTGCCACCGATGTTTGCACATCCATCCTGAGCAGGGCAAGTCCTACCGCAGTGGCAAGTCGTTCAAGTGTGGGCACTGTGGATGGGAAGGAGATGCGGATTTGAATGGTGCGAATGTGATTGCGCTTTTGGGGGCTGTCGTAAACCAGCCTAGAGGTTCGGGCCTGTTTTGTTCTCTGGTAGAGCAGAGCAGGCCCAGGGCTACTGAAAGCCCGCTCCGTACCGCTTAG
- a CDS encoding folate/biopterin family MFS transporter — protein sequence MIHPLLQRLHQSTLTPLRDIHWTPELFGILLVYFVQGAVGLARLATSFYLKDSLGLSPSQVAALMGVAMSPWILKPLYGLLSDTVPVAGYRRRPYLLLSGLLGCGAWLGMALWAPTAGLATLWMVLGSLAVAVGDVIVDSLVVERVHGSDWAGTGTLQSLTWGATALGSLLTAYLGGALLAHYPPQVVFGLTALLPLFIALAAWVIADQPVALSQGWDPLQQQVGQVWRALRQPSILLPVLFVFVWQATPSADAALFYFVTNDLGFGPEFLGQVRLVTSIASLLGVGIFQVYLRRIPLRPLFGWMTVISAGLGLTSLILVYHLNRDWGIDDHWFSLGDSLVLTVAGQIAFMPVLVLAARLCPPGIEATLFALLMSAFNLAGFLSQELGSLLMHGLGVTETDFSRLGLLLILTNLSTLLPLPFLGWLPEESITLGGAELEAEAHASLESFLRDVQAEEAETALAMEGVSLAETDPT from the coding sequence ATGATTCATCCTCTGCTGCAACGGCTGCACCAATCCACCCTGACCCCGCTGCGGGATATCCACTGGACGCCGGAATTGTTCGGAATCCTCTTGGTGTACTTTGTGCAGGGGGCGGTGGGGCTGGCACGGCTGGCCACCAGCTTTTACCTGAAGGATAGCTTGGGCCTCAGCCCGTCTCAGGTGGCGGCGTTGATGGGCGTTGCCATGAGCCCCTGGATCCTCAAGCCCCTCTACGGCCTGCTGTCGGATACCGTACCGGTGGCGGGCTATCGGCGTCGTCCCTACCTCTTGTTGTCAGGGCTTCTGGGGTGTGGGGCTTGGCTGGGGATGGCCCTGTGGGCACCGACGGCTGGTCTGGCCACCCTGTGGATGGTTTTGGGATCCCTGGCGGTGGCGGTAGGGGATGTAATCGTAGATTCGCTGGTGGTGGAGCGGGTACACGGCAGTGACTGGGCGGGGACGGGCACGCTGCAATCTTTAACTTGGGGAGCAACGGCCTTGGGATCCCTGCTCACCGCCTATTTGGGAGGAGCGCTCTTAGCCCATTATCCGCCGCAGGTGGTGTTTGGCCTGACAGCCTTGTTGCCGTTGTTCATCGCTTTGGCAGCTTGGGTTATTGCCGATCAACCGGTGGCGTTGTCCCAGGGCTGGGATCCCTTGCAACAACAGGTGGGGCAGGTGTGGCGGGCGCTGCGGCAACCCAGCATTTTGCTGCCGGTGCTGTTTGTGTTCGTTTGGCAGGCCACTCCCAGCGCCGATGCGGCTCTTTTTTACTTTGTCACCAACGATCTCGGCTTTGGGCCGGAATTTTTGGGTCAGGTGCGCTTGGTTACCAGCATCGCCAGTTTGCTGGGGGTAGGGATCTTCCAAGTGTACCTGCGGCGGATCCCACTGCGGCCCCTGTTCGGCTGGATGACCGTGATCTCGGCAGGGTTGGGCCTGACCAGCCTTATCTTGGTCTATCACCTCAACCGGGATTGGGGCATCGACGATCATTGGTTTAGCTTGGGGGACAGCCTGGTGCTGACGGTGGCAGGACAAATTGCCTTTATGCCAGTGCTGGTCTTGGCCGCCCGCCTCTGCCCCCCTGGGATCGAGGCCACCCTCTTTGCTCTGCTGATGTCGGCCTTTAATTTGGCGGGGTTTCTCTCCCAAGAGCTGGGATCCCTGCTGATGCATGGGCTGGGGGTAACGGAGACCGATTTCAGCCGGCTGGGGCTGCTGCTGATCCTGACCAACCTTTCCACCCTCTTGCCCCTGCCGTTTTTGGGCTGGCTGCCGGAAGAGAGCATAACCCTTGGCGGAGCAGAACTGGAGGCGGAAGCCCATGCCTCTCTGGAATCCTTTCTGCGGGATGTGCAGGCAGAAGAAGCGGAGACAGCCTTGGCGATGGAAGGGGTCTCTCTGGCCGAAACCGACCCAACCTAA
- a CDS encoding segregation/condensation protein A, whose protein sequence is MAYSPTEEAIALLIDLAERGEIDPWDVQVIEVIDRFLARMAPTSSSHDLSESGQALLHAAMLVYLKAMALAEPEAEESEPSPVEVEVDPWPSWSLAHLDRVLQPRAAPRLQRTRPITLKELIAHLQELETLLEHQPEAAPKPLAQRISRQQALSAITQLAHPENLLETTAELESLLAQLWQQGLTQISFADLQQHFCQKSYQNGSSGTIHPIQVFWSLLLMAARSQVELCQEEFYGPLTIRPCTTEGLAK, encoded by the coding sequence ATGGCCTACTCACCGACCGAAGAGGCAATTGCTCTGCTCATTGATTTGGCAGAACGAGGCGAGATCGATCCCTGGGATGTGCAGGTCATCGAGGTTATCGATCGCTTTCTGGCCCGTATGGCTCCCACCAGCAGCAGCCATGACCTGTCTGAGTCGGGACAAGCCCTGCTCCACGCTGCCATGTTGGTCTATCTTAAGGCGATGGCTTTGGCAGAACCAGAAGCAGAAGAAAGTGAGCCCAGCCCGGTGGAGGTAGAAGTGGATCCCTGGCCAAGCTGGTCTTTGGCGCACTTGGATCGCGTGTTGCAACCCAGGGCAGCACCCCGTCTTCAACGTACCCGGCCCATCACCCTCAAAGAACTCATCGCCCACCTGCAAGAGCTGGAAACCCTGCTGGAACACCAGCCCGAAGCTGCCCCAAAGCCGCTGGCCCAACGGATTTCTCGCCAGCAAGCGCTGTCGGCCATCACTCAGCTAGCCCACCCGGAAAACCTTTTGGAAACCACCGCCGAGCTAGAATCTCTGCTGGCTCAGCTTTGGCAGCAGGGTCTGACCCAGATCAGCTTTGCCGATCTCCAGCAACACTTTTGCCAAAAAAGCTATCAAAACGGCAGCAGCGGGACCATTCACCCCATTCAAGTCTTCTGGTCATTGCTGCTAATGGCTGCCCGCTCTCAGGTGGAGCTGTGCCAAGAGGAGTTCTACGGCCCACTGACCATCCGACCCTGCACAACTGAGGGCCTGGCAAAGTAG
- a CDS encoding sulfatase-like hydrolase/transferase, producing the protein MGFLNWWKSSAAPASEPDPRPEPRGQNNYLLIVLDSCRFDSLLAANPKHLLKLGPLEKRWSYASWTAPAHYNLLMGLLPHTSPIHVFASEHYKQDYLRYNERLGTRQPIEFKHLLPHLYLPTLLKHQLGYTTHAMVSMPVLNPSTLLNRDFDSYRLMPQHNDMAAMVEQLRFEPDRPSFYLLNVGETHYPYALPDEDPSLWPRISGVNGVLKRLDEGEEDGIPFFDSAQLEELRQRQIQAVRYLDGIFEQLFDLVPKNTYITVTADHGELFGEGGYFGHGPIHHEKVLEVPFIEGKIR; encoded by the coding sequence ATGGGATTCCTAAACTGGTGGAAATCGTCTGCCGCTCCTGCGTCTGAGCCCGACCCCCGCCCTGAACCGCGGGGACAGAACAACTATCTGCTCATCGTCCTAGACAGTTGCCGCTTCGACAGCCTGCTGGCGGCCAACCCCAAGCACTTGCTGAAGTTGGGCCCTCTGGAAAAGCGCTGGAGCTACGCTTCCTGGACGGCCCCTGCCCATTACAACCTGCTCATGGGCCTGCTGCCCCACACCAGCCCCATCCACGTTTTTGCGTCCGAGCACTACAAGCAAGATTATCTGCGCTACAACGAGCGGCTCGGCACCCGGCAACCCATTGAGTTCAAGCATCTGCTGCCTCATCTCTATTTGCCGACGCTGCTGAAGCATCAACTGGGCTACACCACCCACGCCATGGTCTCCATGCCGGTGCTCAACCCCAGCACGCTGCTGAATCGGGATTTCGATTCCTACCGCCTCATGCCCCAGCACAACGATATGGCGGCCATGGTGGAACAGTTGCGCTTCGAGCCGGATCGCCCCAGCTTTTACCTGTTAAACGTGGGCGAAACTCACTATCCCTACGCGCTGCCCGATGAGGATCCCAGCTTGTGGCCCCGCATCTCGGGGGTGAATGGGGTGTTGAAGCGGCTGGATGAAGGAGAAGAGGACGGGATCCCCTTTTTCGATTCGGCCCAGTTGGAAGAGCTACGGCAGCGACAGATCCAGGCGGTGCGCTACCTGGATGGGATCTTTGAACAGCTGTTCGACCTGGTTCCCAAAAACACCTACATCACGGTTACAGCCGATCACGGCGAACTGTTTGGGGAGGGAGGCTACTTCGGCCACGGCCCTATCCACCACGAAAAAGTGCTGGAGGTGCCTTTTATCGAGGGCAAGATTCGCTAG